A DNA window from Buttiauxella agrestis contains the following coding sequences:
- a CDS encoding MFS transporter — MNTISQTASVAEKRTNARYWIVVMLFIVTSFNYGDRATLSIAGSEMAKDIGLDPIGMGYVFSAFSWAYVIGQIPGGWLLDKFGSKRVYFWSIFIWSMFTLLQGFVDIFNGFGIIIALFTLRFLVGLAEAPSFPGNSRIVAAWFPAQERGTAVSIFNSAQYFATVIFAPIMGWLTHEVGWSHVFFFMGGLGIIISFVWLKVIHEPNNHPGVNQKELEYIEAGGALINMDQKKPKEHIPMAQKWGQIKQLIGSRMMVGIYIGQYCINALTYFFITWFPVYLVQEKGMSILKAGFVASVPAVCGFVGGVLGGVISDWLMRRTGSLNIARKTPIVLGMLLSVSMVFCNYVESEMMVIGFMAMAFFGKGIGALGWAVMADTAPKEISGLSGGLFNMFGNVSGIVTPIAIGYIVGTSGSFNGALIYVGVHAIVAVLSYLVIVGDIKRVELKPVTAGQSS; from the coding sequence ATGAATACGATTAGCCAGACGGCGAGCGTGGCCGAGAAACGAACCAACGCTCGCTATTGGATAGTAGTAATGCTCTTTATCGTCACCTCATTTAACTATGGTGACCGCGCCACGTTATCGATTGCCGGTTCGGAAATGGCAAAGGATATCGGCCTCGACCCCATTGGCATGGGGTATGTGTTTTCCGCATTCTCCTGGGCTTATGTTATCGGGCAAATCCCTGGCGGCTGGTTGCTTGATAAATTCGGCTCGAAACGCGTTTACTTCTGGTCCATCTTTATCTGGTCGATGTTTACCTTGCTGCAAGGTTTCGTCGATATCTTCAATGGTTTTGGCATCATCATTGCGCTGTTTACTTTGCGCTTCCTGGTGGGTCTGGCCGAAGCACCTTCCTTCCCCGGCAACAGCCGAATCGTCGCTGCGTGGTTCCCGGCACAGGAACGCGGCACGGCGGTTTCTATATTTAACTCCGCACAGTACTTTGCCACCGTGATCTTCGCGCCAATCATGGGATGGCTGACGCACGAAGTGGGCTGGTCGCATGTGTTCTTCTTTATGGGCGGGCTGGGCATCATTATTAGCTTCGTGTGGCTCAAAGTGATTCATGAGCCGAACAACCATCCTGGCGTAAACCAAAAAGAACTGGAATACATCGAAGCGGGCGGCGCGCTGATCAACATGGATCAGAAGAAGCCCAAAGAACATATCCCAATGGCACAGAAGTGGGGTCAGATCAAACAGTTGATCGGATCACGCATGATGGTTGGGATCTATATCGGCCAGTACTGCATCAATGCTTTAACCTACTTCTTTATTACCTGGTTCCCGGTTTATCTGGTGCAGGAAAAGGGCATGTCGATTCTGAAAGCCGGTTTTGTTGCCTCAGTACCCGCTGTGTGTGGATTTGTGGGTGGCGTGCTCGGGGGTGTGATTTCAGACTGGTTGATGCGCCGCACCGGTTCGTTAAACATCGCTCGTAAAACGCCAATTGTGCTCGGGATGTTGCTCTCAGTCAGCATGGTGTTCTGTAACTACGTTGAGTCCGAAATGATGGTTATCGGCTTTATGGCGATGGCATTCTTCGGCAAAGGTATCGGTGCGCTGGGTTGGGCGGTGATGGCAGATACCGCGCCGAAAGAGATCAGCGGTTTGAGCGGTGGCTTGTTCAATATGTTCGGCAACGTCTCCGGCATCGTGACGCCAATCGCTATCGGCTACATCGTCGGCACATCCGGGTCGTTTAACGGCGCGCTGATTTACGTTGGCGTTCACGCGATTGTCGCGGTGCTGAGTTACCTGGTGATTGTCGGTGATATCAAACGTGTCGAACTCAAACCTGTCACTGCGGGGCAATCATCATGA
- a CDS encoding enolase C-terminal domain-like protein: protein MNTQASPLITDMKVIPVAGHDSMLLNIGGAHGAFFTRNIVVLTDSAGHTGVGEAPGGEVIYQTLVDAIPHVVGQEIARMNRVVQNVHKGNQSADFDTFGKGAWTFELRVNAVAALEAALLDLLGKALNVPVCELLGPGKQRDEVTVLGYLFYIGDRNKTDLPYLDGKNARHDWYELRHQQALNSESIVRLAEAAQDRYGFKDFKLKGGVLPGEQELEAARQLKKRFPDARITVDPNGAWLLDEAIALCKGMGDVLTYAEDPCGAEQGYSGREVMAEFRRATGLPVATNMIATNWREMSHAIMLNAVDIPLADPHFWTLSGAVRVAQMCDDWGLTWGCHSNNHFDISLAMFTHVGAAAPGKPTAIDTHWIWQEGDQRLTQSPLQIVNGKIAVPEAPGLGVELDWEQVQKSHEVYKSLPGGSRNDATAMQYLVPGWKFDRKCPAFGRN from the coding sequence ATGAATACTCAGGCAAGCCCGCTGATTACGGATATGAAAGTCATTCCGGTGGCGGGCCATGACAGCATGCTGCTCAACATTGGCGGCGCGCACGGTGCCTTTTTCACGCGCAACATTGTGGTTCTTACCGATAGCGCCGGGCATACTGGAGTGGGCGAAGCGCCCGGCGGAGAAGTGATTTATCAGACGCTGGTCGACGCGATCCCGCATGTCGTCGGTCAGGAAATTGCACGCATGAATCGCGTGGTGCAGAACGTCCACAAAGGTAATCAGTCGGCGGATTTCGATACCTTCGGCAAAGGTGCGTGGACTTTCGAGCTGCGCGTTAATGCGGTGGCGGCTCTTGAGGCGGCATTGCTTGATTTGCTCGGCAAAGCGCTGAACGTCCCGGTTTGCGAATTGTTAGGGCCGGGCAAACAGCGCGATGAAGTCACCGTTTTAGGCTATTTGTTTTACATCGGCGATCGTAACAAAACCGATTTGCCGTATCTGGATGGCAAAAATGCGCGTCACGACTGGTATGAACTACGCCACCAGCAGGCGCTGAACAGCGAGTCTATTGTGCGTCTCGCCGAAGCCGCGCAAGACCGTTATGGCTTCAAAGACTTCAAACTTAAAGGCGGCGTGTTACCTGGCGAGCAGGAACTTGAAGCCGCACGCCAGCTGAAAAAACGCTTCCCGGACGCACGAATAACCGTAGATCCGAACGGCGCATGGCTGCTCGATGAAGCTATCGCGTTGTGCAAAGGCATGGGTGATGTGCTGACGTATGCCGAAGACCCCTGCGGCGCGGAACAAGGCTATTCCGGCCGCGAAGTGATGGCGGAATTCCGCCGCGCGACGGGCTTACCGGTGGCGACCAATATGATTGCCACCAACTGGCGCGAAATGAGCCATGCCATCATGCTTAATGCAGTGGATATACCGCTTGCCGACCCGCATTTCTGGACGCTCAGCGGTGCGGTTCGCGTGGCGCAGATGTGCGACGATTGGGGTCTGACGTGGGGCTGCCACTCTAATAATCATTTCGACATATCACTGGCGATGTTCACCCATGTGGGCGCTGCGGCTCCGGGCAAACCGACCGCCATCGACACGCACTGGATTTGGCAGGAAGGCGATCAGCGCCTGACTCAATCACCGCTGCAAATCGTCAACGGTAAAATCGCGGTGCCGGAAGCACCTGGCCTTGGCGTGGAACTTGACTGGGAACAGGTGCAAAAATCCCATGAGGTGTATAAATCCCTTCCGGGCGGCTCGCGCAATGACGCAACGGCCATGCAATATCTGGTGCCGGGCTGGAAGTTTGATCGCAAATGTCCGGCATTTGGCCGCAATTAA
- the gudD gene encoding glucarate dehydratase yields MTTSTPIVTAMQVIPVAGHDSMLMNLSGAHSPFFTRNIVIIKDNSGHTGVGEIPGGEKIRQTLEDASQLVIGKTLGEYKNILNLVRAEFADRDSGGRGLQTFDLRTTIHVVTGIESAMLDLLGQHLGVNVASLLGDGQQRSEVEMLGYLFFVGNRKQTPLPYQSQPDEKCDWYRIRHDEAMTPDAVVRLAEAAYEKYGFNDFKLKGGVLAGSEEAEAVTALAKRFPQARVTLDPNGAWSLDEAISIGKQLRGVLAYAEDPCGAEQGYSGREIMAEFRRATGLPTATNMIATDWRQMGHTLSLQSVDIPLADPHFWTMQGSVRVAQMCHEFGLTWGSHSNNHFDISLAMFTHVAAAAPGNVTAIDTHWIWQEGNQRLTKQPFEIKGGMVQVPKTPGLGVELDMDQVMKAHELYQQHGLGARDDATAMQYLIPEWTFNNKRPCMVR; encoded by the coding sequence ATGACAACTTCTACCCCGATAGTCACCGCGATGCAGGTTATTCCGGTTGCGGGCCACGACAGCATGTTGATGAACCTGAGTGGCGCACACTCGCCATTCTTCACCCGCAATATTGTGATTATCAAAGATAACTCCGGCCACACTGGCGTGGGTGAAATTCCGGGTGGGGAAAAGATCCGTCAGACGCTGGAAGATGCATCGCAACTGGTGATTGGCAAAACGCTCGGTGAATACAAAAATATCCTGAACCTGGTGCGTGCTGAATTTGCCGATCGCGATTCCGGCGGCCGGGGTTTGCAGACCTTTGATTTGCGCACCACCATTCATGTCGTAACCGGCATTGAATCGGCCATGTTAGATTTGCTCGGTCAGCATCTCGGTGTGAACGTGGCCTCTTTGCTGGGCGACGGACAGCAGCGCAGCGAAGTCGAAATGCTGGGTTATCTGTTCTTCGTGGGCAATCGCAAACAGACTCCGTTGCCTTATCAGAGCCAGCCCGATGAGAAATGCGACTGGTATCGCATTCGCCATGACGAAGCCATGACACCGGATGCGGTCGTGCGCCTGGCAGAAGCGGCATACGAGAAATATGGCTTTAACGATTTCAAACTTAAAGGCGGCGTATTAGCCGGGAGCGAAGAGGCCGAAGCGGTGACGGCGCTGGCAAAACGTTTCCCACAAGCCCGTGTGACGCTGGACCCGAACGGAGCCTGGTCGCTGGATGAAGCGATTAGCATCGGTAAGCAACTGCGCGGTGTTCTGGCCTATGCGGAAGATCCGTGTGGCGCGGAACAAGGCTATTCTGGTCGTGAAATTATGGCGGAATTCCGTCGTGCCACAGGCTTGCCAACGGCGACCAATATGATTGCCACCGACTGGCGTCAAATGGGCCACACGCTTTCTCTGCAATCGGTCGATATCCCACTGGCTGACCCACATTTCTGGACCATGCAAGGCTCGGTGCGCGTCGCACAAATGTGCCATGAATTTGGCCTGACCTGGGGTTCGCATTCTAATAACCACTTCGACATTTCACTGGCGATGTTCACCCATGTTGCAGCGGCAGCACCGGGCAACGTCACCGCAATCGACACTCACTGGATCTGGCAGGAAGGCAACCAGCGCCTGACCAAACAACCGTTTGAAATTAAAGGCGGCATGGTGCAAGTCCCGAAAACACCGGGCCTGGGCGTTGAACTGGATATGGATCAAGTGATGAAAGCGCATGAGCTTTACCAGCAACATGGGCTTGGCGCGCGCGATGATGCCACGGCGATGCAGTACTTAATTCCAGAATGGACGTTTAATAATAAGCGCCCTTGCATGGTTCGTTAG
- a CDS encoding glycerate kinase, producing the protein MKIVIAPDSYKESLSALEVATQIEAGFREVFPNAHYVKLPVADGGEGTVEAMVAATNGEIIEVNVTGPLGDPIQAFYGISGDQKQAFIEMAAASGLEQVPTELRNPLNTTSWGTGELIRCALDSGVKSILIGIGGSATNDGGIGMVQALGARLLDSDGEPLGLGGREVARLASIDISGLDKRLQDCRIEVACDVTNLLTGKEGASAVFGPQKGATPAIVRELDLALEHYAKIIARDLNVDVLELSGGGAAGGMGAALYAFCHAQLRQGIEIVTEALKLDEIVRDADLVITGEGRIDSQSIHGKVPIGVAKIARRYNIPVIGIAGSLTADVGVVHEHGLDAVFSVLYSICTLEDALKNAGENLRMASRNIAATLAIGGGCRFKS; encoded by the coding sequence ATGAAAATTGTCATCGCACCAGATTCTTACAAAGAGAGCCTCAGTGCTCTCGAGGTGGCGACACAGATTGAAGCCGGGTTTCGGGAGGTGTTCCCGAATGCCCATTATGTGAAATTGCCCGTCGCTGATGGAGGTGAGGGCACCGTAGAAGCGATGGTTGCTGCAACAAACGGTGAAATCATTGAGGTGAATGTCACCGGGCCGTTGGGCGACCCGATTCAGGCGTTTTATGGAATTTCAGGCGACCAGAAGCAAGCCTTTATCGAAATGGCGGCGGCGAGTGGCCTGGAGCAAGTGCCAACCGAATTACGCAACCCGCTCAATACCACGTCGTGGGGAACCGGCGAGCTAATACGCTGCGCGTTGGATAGCGGTGTAAAAAGCATTTTGATTGGGATAGGCGGCAGTGCGACCAACGACGGCGGCATTGGTATGGTGCAGGCGCTGGGGGCGCGTTTGCTCGACAGCGACGGCGAGCCGCTAGGACTGGGCGGCCGGGAAGTTGCGCGACTGGCGTCCATCGACATTTCCGGGCTGGATAAACGGTTGCAGGATTGTCGCATTGAAGTCGCGTGTGATGTCACTAATCTGCTCACCGGTAAAGAAGGGGCCTCGGCGGTATTTGGCCCACAAAAAGGTGCGACGCCTGCGATTGTCCGCGAGCTTGATCTGGCGCTGGAACACTATGCAAAAATCATTGCCCGCGACCTCAATGTTGATGTGCTGGAGCTTTCCGGCGGCGGTGCTGCGGGTGGTATGGGCGCGGCACTTTATGCGTTCTGTCATGCGCAGTTGCGCCAGGGGATAGAGATAGTCACCGAAGCGTTAAAACTCGATGAAATAGTGCGTGACGCAGACCTGGTGATTACCGGAGAAGGGCGCATCGACAGCCAGTCAATCCACGGAAAAGTGCCGATTGGCGTGGCGAAAATAGCCAGGCGCTACAACATTCCCGTCATTGGTATTGCCGGGAGTTTAACGGCGGATGTCGGCGTGGTGCATGAACATGGTCTGGATGCGGTATTTAGTGTGCTGTATAGCATCTGCACGCTGGAAGATGCGCTGAAAAATGCCGGGGAAAACTTGCGAATGGCTTCACGCAATATCGCCGCCACCCTGGCTATAGGCGGTGGATGTCGCTTCAAAAGTTAA
- the barA gene encoding two-component sensor histidine kinase BarA → MTNYSLRARMMILILAPTLMIGLLLSIFFVVHRYNDLQRQLEDSGANIIEPLAVASEYGMSFHSRESIRQLVSVLHRRHSDIVRAISVFDENNKLFVTSNYQLNASALKLPNNEKPPHSLSITRYGDSIILRTPIISESYSPDESEVTDAKPAGNTLGYVAIELDLKSVRLQQYREIFISTLMMLFCVGIAMLFAYRLMRDVTGPIRNMVNTVDRIRRGQLDSRVEGFMLGELDMLKNGINSMAMSLTAYHEEMQHNIDQATSDLRETLEQMEIQNVELDLAKKRAQEAARIKSEFLANMSHELRTPLNGVIGFTRLTLKTDLNATQRDHLHTIERSANNLLTIINDVLDFSKLEAGKLILESIPFPLRNTLDEVVTLLAHSAHDKGLELTLHIKNDVPDNVIGDPLRLQQVVTNLVGNAIKFTESGNIDLVVEKRSQGNNKVQVEMRIHDTGIGIPEQEQSRLFQAFRQADASISRRHGGTGLGLVITQKLVSEMGGDISFHSQPNQGSTFWFYINLDLNSNAVLDGYSTENLAGKRIAYIEQNATAAQSTLNILANTPLEVIYSPTFMTLAEAHYDIMLFGLPVAFRDSLSIANPKLAKAVTMTDCLILALPSHCQVDAESLKKEGVAGCLLKPVTSTRLLPLLAEHTFNANPALVDSLENKKLPLTVMAVDDNPANLKLIGALLEDHVQSVELCGSGAQAIERAKQMQIDIILMDIQMPEMDGIRACELIRQMPHHQQTPVIAVTAHAMAGQKEKLLSAGMNDYLAKPIEEKKLYSLLMRYQPGAITAPASVANVETTVPNSPQNQTLDWALALQQAANKPDLARDMLQMLLAFLPEVRNKVEEQLVGENPEGLVDIIHKLHGSCSYSGVPKLKSLCRQLEHELRCGVKPEDLEPELLELLDEMNNVSKEAQRMLS, encoded by the coding sequence ATGACCAACTACAGCCTGCGCGCACGCATGATGATCCTGATTCTGGCGCCGACATTAATGATCGGTTTATTGCTCAGCATCTTTTTTGTCGTCCATCGTTACAATGACTTGCAGCGTCAGTTAGAAGATTCCGGCGCCAATATCATCGAGCCGCTGGCGGTTGCGAGTGAATACGGTATGAGCTTCCACAGCCGCGAGTCGATTCGCCAGTTGGTCAGCGTTCTGCACCGCCGCCATTCTGATATTGTGCGGGCAATTTCGGTTTTCGATGAAAACAATAAACTGTTTGTCACCTCTAATTATCAGCTCAATGCGTCCGCACTCAAGTTGCCGAACAACGAAAAACCGCCGCACAGCTTGAGCATCACGCGCTATGGCGATTCCATTATCCTGCGCACGCCGATTATTTCTGAGAGCTATTCACCCGATGAATCAGAAGTCACTGACGCCAAGCCCGCAGGAAACACGCTTGGCTATGTCGCGATTGAACTTGATCTGAAATCCGTACGTTTGCAGCAATACCGGGAAATTTTTATCTCGACGCTGATGATGTTGTTCTGCGTCGGTATCGCCATGCTGTTTGCTTATCGCCTGATGCGCGATGTCACCGGCCCGATTCGCAATATGGTGAATACCGTTGACCGAATCAGGCGCGGGCAGCTCGACAGCCGGGTGGAAGGTTTTATGCTCGGCGAATTAGATATGCTGAAAAATGGTATCAATTCGATGGCGATGTCGCTAACCGCTTATCACGAAGAGATGCAGCACAATATTGACCAGGCGACATCTGACTTGCGCGAAACGCTGGAGCAGATGGAAATCCAGAACGTGGAGCTGGATTTGGCGAAGAAACGCGCCCAGGAAGCGGCACGTATTAAGTCTGAATTCCTCGCGAATATGTCTCACGAACTGCGCACCCCGTTAAATGGCGTGATTGGTTTTACCCGTCTGACGCTAAAAACCGATCTGAACGCCACGCAGCGCGATCACTTGCATACCATTGAACGTTCAGCGAATAACTTACTGACGATTATCAACGACGTGCTCGACTTCTCGAAGCTGGAAGCGGGCAAATTGATCCTCGAAAGTATTCCCTTCCCGCTGCGCAATACGCTCGACGAAGTGGTGACGTTGCTGGCGCATTCGGCACATGACAAAGGTCTGGAGCTGACACTCCACATTAAGAATGATGTACCGGATAACGTGATTGGCGACCCGCTGCGTTTGCAGCAGGTGGTGACGAATCTGGTGGGGAATGCGATTAAATTTACCGAAAGCGGGAATATCGATCTGGTGGTCGAAAAACGCTCGCAGGGCAACAATAAAGTCCAGGTAGAAATGCGTATTCACGACACCGGCATCGGTATCCCCGAGCAGGAACAGTCGCGTTTATTCCAGGCGTTTCGTCAGGCGGATGCGAGTATTTCACGTCGCCACGGCGGCACTGGCCTTGGGTTAGTGATTACGCAGAAACTAGTGAGCGAAATGGGTGGCGATATTTCATTCCATAGCCAGCCAAATCAAGGCTCTACCTTCTGGTTCTACATCAACCTGGATCTCAATTCCAACGCAGTTCTGGACGGTTACTCCACCGAAAACCTCGCAGGTAAGCGCATTGCGTATATCGAGCAAAATGCCACTGCCGCGCAAAGCACGCTCAATATTCTGGCGAATACGCCGCTTGAGGTGATTTACAGCCCGACGTTTATGACTCTCGCCGAAGCCCACTACGACATTATGTTGTTTGGTTTGCCGGTGGCGTTCCGCGATTCCCTTTCCATTGCCAATCCAAAACTGGCTAAAGCCGTCACCATGACCGACTGCCTGATTCTGGCGCTCCCAAGCCATTGCCAGGTCGATGCGGAATCGCTGAAAAAAGAAGGTGTTGCTGGTTGCTTGCTGAAACCTGTTACCTCGACACGTTTGCTGCCGTTACTGGCCGAGCACACTTTTAATGCGAATCCGGCACTCGTCGATAGCCTTGAGAATAAAAAATTACCGTTGACGGTAATGGCCGTGGATGACAACCCGGCAAACCTTAAGTTGATTGGTGCGTTGCTTGAAGATCATGTTCAGAGTGTCGAACTGTGTGGCAGCGGGGCGCAAGCAATTGAACGTGCGAAACAGATGCAGATAGACATTATTTTGATGGATATTCAGATGCCGGAAATGGACGGTATACGTGCCTGTGAACTGATTCGCCAAATGCCACACCACCAGCAAACCCCGGTTATCGCCGTCACCGCACACGCTATGGCAGGGCAAAAAGAGAAATTGTTAAGCGCCGGGATGAACGACTATCTCGCCAAACCTATCGAAGAGAAAAAATTGTATAGCCTGCTGATGCGCTATCAACCGGGTGCGATTACCGCTCCAGCCTCAGTGGCGAACGTTGAAACGACCGTGCCAAACAGCCCGCAAAACCAGACGCTGGACTGGGCGCTTGCGTTGCAACAGGCGGCGAATAAGCCGGATCTGGCGCGTGACATGCTGCAAATGCTGTTAGCTTTCCTGCCTGAAGTTCGTAACAAAGTTGAAGAGCAATTGGTAGGGGAAAACCCGGAAGGGTTAGTGGATATCATTCATAAGCTTCACGGCAGTTGCAGCTACAGCGGCGTACCAAAGTTGAAAAGCTTGTGCCGCCAGTTAGAGCATGAGTTGCGCTGTGGGGTGAAGCCCGAAGACCTGGAGCCGGAGCTTCTTGAGTTGCTTGATGAAATGAATAACGTTTCGAAAGAAGCCCAGCGGATGCTCAGCTAA
- the rlmD gene encoding 23S rRNA (uracil(1939)-C(5))-methyltransferase RlmD, with product MAQFYSAKRRVTTRQIITVTVNDLDPFGQGVARHNGKALFIQGALPGEQVDITITEDKRNFAQAKVKRRLNDSPQRATPRCPHFGVCGGCQQQHASIELQQQAKSRALARMMGKRENPAVVDEIISGTPWGYRRRARLGLNYLAKTQTLQMGFRKSQDSELVNIQRCPVLVPQLEALLVPLHECLASLKAVRRLGHVELVHADNGPLMVLRHLDALNDDDRQKLERFSHSHGVDLFFAPDSETLTALGDVQPSYHSDGLRLTFSPRDFIQVNDGVNQQMVTRAIEWLDIKPTDRVLDLFCGMGNFTLPLATRAESVVGVEGVAALVAKAEYNAECNSLKNVTFFHENLEEDVTRQPWAAQGFDKILLDPARAGAPGVMQHVISLAPTRVVYVSCNPTTLARDSEALLAAGYQLRQLAMLDMFPHTGHLESMALFERLDQVE from the coding sequence ATGGCGCAATTCTACTCTGCAAAGCGACGGGTTACGACTCGTCAGATCATAACCGTGACGGTTAACGACCTTGACCCGTTTGGCCAAGGCGTCGCACGCCACAACGGTAAGGCGCTTTTTATCCAGGGCGCACTGCCTGGTGAACAGGTCGACATTACCATTACTGAAGATAAACGTAACTTTGCTCAGGCTAAAGTTAAGCGGCGTTTAAATGATAGCCCGCAACGCGCGACACCGCGTTGCCCGCATTTTGGTGTCTGTGGCGGCTGCCAGCAGCAACACGCCAGCATCGAGCTGCAACAACAAGCCAAATCCAGGGCGCTGGCCCGCATGATGGGCAAGCGTGAAAACCCTGCGGTAGTGGACGAAATAATTTCTGGAACACCATGGGGTTATCGCCGTCGTGCGCGTTTGGGGTTGAATTACCTGGCGAAAACACAGACGTTGCAAATGGGGTTTCGTAAATCTCAGGACAGCGAACTGGTGAATATCCAGCGTTGCCCGGTTTTGGTGCCCCAGCTTGAAGCGCTGCTGGTGCCGTTGCACGAATGTTTAGCCAGTTTAAAAGCCGTTCGCCGTTTAGGGCATGTTGAATTGGTTCATGCCGATAATGGCCCGTTGATGGTGCTGCGTCATTTAGATGCTCTGAATGATGATGACAGGCAAAAACTGGAACGCTTTTCGCATTCTCATGGCGTCGATCTGTTTTTCGCGCCCGACAGTGAGACACTCACGGCCCTGGGTGACGTTCAGCCCAGCTATCATTCAGACGGTCTACGCTTAACGTTCAGCCCGCGTGATTTCATTCAGGTCAATGATGGCGTGAATCAGCAAATGGTGACGCGTGCTATTGAATGGCTGGATATTAAGCCAACCGACCGCGTGCTGGATCTGTTCTGTGGAATGGGAAACTTTACGCTCCCGCTCGCCACGCGCGCTGAAAGTGTCGTTGGGGTGGAAGGCGTTGCTGCGCTGGTAGCAAAAGCTGAATATAATGCAGAATGTAATTCGCTGAAAAATGTCACATTCTTCCATGAAAATCTGGAAGAAGATGTGACTCGTCAGCCCTGGGCTGCCCAGGGTTTTGACAAAATATTGCTCGACCCCGCACGCGCGGGTGCGCCGGGTGTCATGCAGCATGTGATTTCACTTGCGCCAACGCGAGTGGTCTATGTTTCATGTAATCCGACCACGCTTGCCCGCGATAGCGAGGCATTGCTGGCCGCAGGCTACCAACTGCGCCAACTGGCAATGCTGGATATGTTCCCGCACACAGGGCACCTGGAATCAATGGCGCTGTTTGAGCGGTTAGATCAGGTCGAGTGA